A segment of the Ovis canadensis isolate MfBH-ARS-UI-01 breed Bighorn chromosome 17, ARS-UI_OviCan_v2, whole genome shotgun sequence genome:
caagtaggccttggaaagcatcgctatgaacaaagctagtggaggtgatggaattccagtggagctgtttcaaatcctgaaagatgatgctgtgaaagtgctgcactcgatatgccagcaaatttggaaaactcagcagtggccacaggactggaaaaggtcagttttcattccaattccaaagaaaggcaatgccaaagaatgctcaaactaccgcacaattgcactcatctcacatgctagtaaagtaatgctcaaaattctccaagccaggcttcagcaatacgtgaactgtgaacttcctgatgttcatgctggttttagaaaaggcagaggaaccagagatcaaattaccaacatctgctggatcatggaaaaagcaagagagttccagaaaaacatctatttctgctttactgactatgccaaaacctttgactgtgtggatcacaatcaactgtggaaaattctgagagaatgggaataccagaccacctgacctgcctcttgagaaatctgtatgcaggtcaggaagcaacagtaagaactggacatggaacaacagactggttccaaataggaaaaggctgtatattgtcaccctgcttattgaagttctatgcagagtacatcatgagaaacgctggattggaagaagcacaagctggaatcaagattgctgggagaaatatcaatcacctcagatatgcagatgacatcacccttatggcagaaagtgaagaggaactcaaaagcctcttgatgaaagtaaaagaggagagtgaaaaagttggcttaaagctcaacattcagaaaatgaagatcatggcatccggtcccatcacttcatgggaaatagatggggaaacagtgtcagactttatttttaggggctccaaaatcactgcagatggtgactgcagccatgaaattaaaagacgcttactccttggaaggaaagttatgaccaacctagacagcatattcaaaagcagagacactactttgccaccaaaggtccgtctagtcaaggctatggtttttccagtggtcatgtatggatgtgagagttggacagtgaagaaggctgagcaccgaagaactgatgcttttgcactgtggtgttggtgaagactctggagagtcccttggactgcaaggagatccaaccagtccattctgaaggagatcagccctgggtgttctttggaaggaatgatgctaaagctgaagctccagtactttggccacctcatgtgaagagttgactcattggaaaagaccctgatgctgggagggattgggggcaggaggagaaggggacgaccgaggatgagatggctggatggcatcacggactcgatggacaggagtctgagtgaactccgggagttggtgatggacagggaggcctggcgtgctgcgattcctggggtcgcagagagtcgggcgCCTGAGCGGCTGAACTGCACTGCACTGCACTGTCCTTTCTTAATCCTGCTGTTatgcagccttttcagattgggttctttcacttactaatgtgcattttagtttctttcctgtctttttatagcttttaaaagtccatttctttttgcactgagtaaaattccattgtcCAGatgtccacagtttatttttggttgcttctGGAATCATGAGTAAGTAGGTATACACACCCACGCgcaggtgtgtgtgtggacatACATTCTTACCTCGTTTGGGTGAATACTAAGAAGCATGATTGCTGGGTCACAGAGCAAGAGTCTGTGTAGCTTTGCGAGAACCCGCTAAGCTCTCCTCGAGTGGCTGTGCCAGTCTAGTTCCCGCCAGCTGCGAGCGGGCGCTCCTGTCGCTCCGCACCCTCAGCACCGTTTGGTTCGTCGGTGTTCCGGATCCTGGCCGTTCTGTTAGTAACGGTGCATGGTGCTATTTTGCTTTTGTGGTTTGTACTTCCCTGAGTTCAAACCTGGAGCGTCTTTTCATATGCTAATTTTCCACCTGTATATATCTTCTCTGGTGAGTATCCCtttaaagtgactttttttttttttttaattacttgtttttggctgtgctgggtctttgttgccgcccGGGCTCTTCTCGAGTTGcgagttgtggtgtgcgggcttctcaccggagtggcttctcttgttgttggGCTTGGGCTCCAGGACGAGCAGCCTTCAGGTACTGTGGTCCCCCCGCCCTggggctcaggctcagtagttgagccTGTagagtatgtgggatcttcctggaccagggatcaaacctgtgtctcctgcattgacagaattattatttttttttaccaatgagccagcagggaagcccctgtttggtcaatttttaaaaatcaagttgtttgctttcttactgttgagctttaagacttctttgtatattttggataatagcCTTCAATCAGAtgcatcttttgcaaatattttctcccagtctgtggcttgccgTTTCATCTTGACAGTGCCTTCCGCAGAGCAGACGTTTGTAATTCTAAAGAAGGTGAGCTCATCGATTCTTTCGTGGCTCGTGCGGCATCTAAAAATCGCCACCAAATCCATAGTCGTCCAGATTTGCAACCAGCGTCCAGCAATGTTTTCAGCTGCGCcccacagcttgcaggatctcaggtCCCCAGCCAGGGCTTGAACCCCGGGCTCTTGGCAGTGAAAAGGGCCAGGTCCCAACCCctgggccactagggaactcGATTATTCATTTACTGGCAATGGATGTGCAGCGGTGCCGGCGTCGTTCACTGAAAAGACCATTTTCCCCGCTGGATTGCCTTGGCACCTGGGTACAAAAGCCAGCTTGCCACTGTTGTGTCGTGAAGACTTTGTTGGCTTCCACAGGGAGCAGTGACCGCCAGGTTAGCAGAAGTGGCGGGCAGTGGGCTCTTCAGGGAGTGAGAACTCTCTGAGCCAGGCTCAGGGGAGGTCTCGCGGAGAAGTCACCTGGGGCTGGCTTCCTGCAGACAGGCCCAGCTGGGGCTCCCTTGGAGGCAGGAGTGTTGGAGGATGGGAATGAGGGCCTCTGGGTCCAGTCACCACAGTGCTTTCTGGAAGGCAGGAGTCAGCACTCCGGGAGCCCTCCGGGAGGTCTCCCAGCTTCTCTCTGCCATCCATCCGCCCCAACTTTGCCTCTGCTGACCGGCCTCCCCGGATCCTCCTTGGGCTCCAGGGGGCACTACTGGCCTTGTGATCCTGAGGTGTACTGGCTAGGAGCAGGGCAGGTGTCCGGCTGGGTCTCGGGTCCGGGACTGCATGTCACACTTGAGCGCGCTGCTCCCCAGCATGGGCCGCAGAGGCAAACCCAGCCCAGGCCCAGCCCTTGGGCCACGTCCCGCTTGCCATCCACCCAGCTGAATTGGCTGTGAAAGTGTGGGGTGAGTGTTGGGAGTCCTTGTTGCCCAGGGGACACCCCCAGAGGGGTGAGACAGGGATGGGACCCCACAGATAGGAGAGGCTATGCTGGGGAGGTGGACAGGACACGGCCTGGCCTTGGCtctggtgggatgggggtggggcggggtggggaaggGGCCGGGCCAGCAGGGAGGGAAAGCCCAAGGCGCCACGGGGGTCAGGCCCGTCAGCCCACCCGCTGCTCCAGGACAAGTGGTGACAATGCAGTAACATTGGggagcatttactgagcacctcctgCACGCAGGCGCTCTGCGCTTGAACTGTAATCTCCCATCTTCACCTACATCTGCGAGAGAGGAAGTCCCCTATTTTGAAGTTTTCTGGCTGAGACTCAGAGAGTTTGTTCACAAGGTTCAGCCCAGCTCGCCCCCTCTGAACTGTGTCCCGTCCTGCGGGGAGACCTGGCCAGGCCCGCTGGGGCCCCACCAAGCCTTGGCCCTGCTTTGGTAGCGTGGTGGTCTCCTGGCGGACACTCCTCTTAAAACCCTGTCCCTTCAGCCGGGATGGTGGCCCCCACGTCTCCTTCCGCTGCGACTAGAGGGGAGGGGGTTGACTTGGCTGGTCTTTGCTGCACCTTTCACCGCACTCAGCAAACAACAGCACAGGGGCTTGCTGAGGGCTCTGCGCCAGCTGGATCCTTCCACGAGAGATGAACCGTGAGTGCTGGGGGAGGGACACCGGGGAGGGAGGCTGGTAAAGGCGCCCTGGGAGCCGTGGGGCAGGGGGCCGCCCATGGACGGGGACTGGAGGACAGCAGTCTCCCTCCCTGGGCACCCCTCCCAGCCTGGCTGACTCAGGCCCTGCCCTCGGAGATGTTCAGATCTGGGCCCAGCTGCCAGCCCTCTGGGCATGCTGGGTTCCCCGCAGCTGTCCCCCACATCCTGAGGTTTGCTCCTTTCCTGGTCTCTGCCCGCAGCCCTCACCTGTGGGGCATGGCCCCTGGTGGTCCCATCTGACTGCCCATCGGGCAGTCCAGTCCAGGTTCCAagcagggcaggaggcagggcgCGGGGCGGCGGCCCCATCTGCAGGGAGCTGCTCCCTGAGGAGTCTGCACGTCACGTGGACACAGCTGCCCGGGGGTGGGGGCCGCGCCCGGTTGCCagtggctctggtggtaaaggTTCTAAGCAAATAAAACTGGGATGCTGTCAGTGAGGAGGCAGTGGGTGGTCGGGGGTCCAAGGCCTCCTGGTGCGCAGGTCAGGTTACTGCTCGGTGGCTAATTACAGAGCCCCTGGGGACGCAGGGGTGATGCTGTTCTGTTGCTCCTagaacaaattaccacaaattgaGCAGCTTGAAACAACACatgtttattatctcacagtttctgcaAGTCATCCGTTGAATGCAAAGTGACTGGCCTTCCGCTTCAGGCAAGTCAAGGCATCTCAGCGTCAGCCAGGGAGGAGCCCACTTCTGAGGCCATTCGGGATGCCGGCAGAATTCAGTGTTGGCAGAAACCAGCTCCGGATGACTGAACCCCCTTCATCTACAAAGCCGTTTCCAGCACTTCTGACTCCTCCTGCTTTGAGGCTTTCTGACTGCCCCTTCCGTCTCATCTGCGACTTGAGATGGAGAAAATCCTCTGTTTTTAAGGGCTCACGTGATTACATCGGATAATCCACGATAATCCACCCAGGTAATCCAGATCGTCTCCCTACTGTAGAGTCTGTAACCCTAATTACATCTGCGAAGTCCCTTTTGCCACAAaatgtaacatattcacaggttccagaggTTAGGGCGAGGTCATCTTTGGAGGCCCTCTGCCTGCCTGAGTCACATGTCAGAAGTCATGGGCCCAGAAGTCCTGGGCCACTCAGGGGCCCAAAAGAGACAGTGCCCCTCCGCATGGAGCCTAGGAAGGAAGCAGCGAGGTAACTCACAGATAGAAGCGGGTCGGCGGCCAGAAGGAGAGGGCTTTCCCCGGGAACGGAGCCCAAGACGGACGGGCAGCAGCAGGCCAGCAGCGTCCCAAGAGCAAGGCCCAAGCCAGGGGCCGGGAGCGCGGCATCGCAGGGCAGCACACAAGCTTCAGAGAGCCAAGGAGGGCGGGCCGAGACGCTGGGTGAGGACCAGGCCACCCAGGGTGCTGCGACAGCACCACCCCGAGGGCTGGAAGGGACCATGGCCAGAAGCTAGGCTACCCGGTCCCTCTGGAAAGGGGGCTCCAAATTACCGCATGCCCAAATTACCCATgcggaaacaggctcagagaggtccgCCAGGTGCCCACGCTACGAAGAAGTGGGATTGGGAGCCTGCCACCTCCTCCGATGCCCTTCTACAGACAAAGTACAGACACTCCTGGGAAGGTCAGGGGTGGACAGAGGCGATGCTGACCAGGGAAGGCTCCCGGTGCCACAGCAGGACTCTGAGGACCACAGGCTCACCTACCCCTCGGCGCAAGTGTCTCCGCCAGGGGTGGGGCTTCACCGTGTCACCCGCTTCCACTACAGAGAACGGCCAAGCAGGCGCCGGCTGCTGAATCTTCCGCTTGGAGTCGCTTGGGTCTCTTCAGGTATCACTGGGCAGGTCACAGGACCGTATGGATTCGCTGCCCCCGGCGGCTCACGGAGACTGGGCGGGGCGGGCAGGAGGGGCGAGGACCAAGCACAGTGGAGGAAGGTCCATCTCACTGGCAGGCCGTCAGGGACAGGCGAAAGGCAAGCACCTGGAtttggacatagagaacaggctgcGCGGGCTTGCCTGCTGGGGCTCGGGGGAGCCCCCGAGCTTGAGGCGGGCATGGAGGGCATCCGTGGTTAACAGAGCCCCGGGCACAGGTGGCCGGCTGGGGTAAGAGCAGGGACGGAAGGGGCCTGCAGCCCACCTTTTACAGAGCATCTGCCCAGCTGGGCCACGGGACCTCCTGCCTGAGTACACCTGGTTCCACTGGCATGGGGGCCGATGTCCAGGCCAGCATGTATGGGGCCCCCCTTAACCAAACCACGCCTGCCAGAGGCCAAGAGCAGGATCTCCCCAGAGAGATCTGAGACTTGGCCCAACCAGCACGCCGCCCCAGTGCCCGACAGAGCTCCGCTCCCCAGTGCAGCCCCGTGACCAAGGTCTCCTCAGAGAGGGAGCTGGGCAGCCTTTCTGCTCAGGGACGGCAGGGCCTGCAGGCTcagccctggccctgccctcttCCTGCCCTCTCAGGGCTAAGTTCATTCACTCCTTCATTCAGCCAGTATTTAGTCCACGTCTCTCATATGCCTGGCACCTACGGGGTGTGCCCTGAGCTGACCAACAGTGGCAGAGAGAGACCTCCCCCCCAGGGCTCTGTGAGACAGCACCCCCAGAAGACCTGatggggtgggcttccctgaggaGCTGACATTTTCAGCGCTGCAGAGAGGTAGCCCGGTGGACTGAAGCTTTGTGGACTGCCTCTGGGCTCCGTgtgctcccagcccctcccctgggcCCCTCCGGGCAATCTCACCCACTCCAAGAGCTGGGTGCAGGAAGGCCCCTGGATGGCGACGCGCTGTGGCAAGCGctgcccacatgcagcaatgaccACCGCTCTGCATCActcacacgcacagacacacacgcacacacatacacacgcatgcGCGCAAGACTGTGGCCCTGGAGACTGCGGACACACAAGGACTCCGCCTGCGACCTCCTGGAGGGCCAGGGGTCCTCTGTCCCGCTAACCGCTGTTCCCAGCACACAGACATCCCTGTGACTAAGCCAAAGGGCTGGCAAACCAGGGAGCGGCCGACTTCCGGCCGCCCGGCGGAGAACGGCTTGGACGGGGCGCGCGGGGCCAGAGGCGGTGACGTCACCGGCCGGGAGCGCGCCGCcgcccgggggcggggccggcggtgACGCCGAGGGAGGCGGGGCCACGTCGGGCCGGGGCTGGGCGGGGCGCCGGGCGGCGGTCACGTAGCTCAGGTTCCCGGGCTGCCTTAGCGCGCGCGTCGGTCGGGTCCTGCGTGCCGGTCTCCGCCGTCCCTCGCCATCATGCCGATGTTCGTGGTGAACACCAACGTGCCCCGCGCCTCCGTGCCGGACGGGCTCCTCTCCGAGCTCACGCAGCAGCTGGCGCAGGCCACGGGCAAGCCGGCGCAGGTCTGCCGGGAGGGCCAGGCGGGAAGCGCGGCGGCTCCGGGATGGGGCTCCGGGCCGGGAAGGCGGGCGGCTCCGGGATGGGGCCCCGGGCCGGGAAGGCGGGCGGCTCCGGGATGGGGCCCCGGGCCGGGAAGGCGGGCGGCTCCGGGATGGGGCCCCGGGCCGGGAAGGCGGGCGGCTCCGGGATGGGGCCCCGGGCCGGGAAGGCGGGCGGCTCCGGGATGGGGCTCCGGGCCGGGAAGGCGGGGGCGCGCGAGCCGGCTGACCGCGGCCCCTCGCCCGCAGTACATCGCGGTGCACGTGGTCCCAGACCAGCTCATGACCTTCGGGGGCTCCAGCGAGCCCTGCGCGCTCTGCAGCCTGCACAGCATCGGCAAGATCGGCGGCGCGCAGAACCGCTCCTACAGCAAGCTGCTGTGCGGCCTGCTGACCGAGCGCCTGCGCATTAGCCCGGACAGGTGCGTGGGCGCCGGTGGGCGGGGGGCGCGTGGCCCCGACGGCCCCCGCACGGCCGGCTCAGCGTCGCTTCCTCCCTCGCAGGATCTACATCAACTTCTGCGACATGAACGCGGCCAACGTGGGCTGGAACGGCTCCACCTTCGCCTGAGGGACGCGCCACGGGTTCCCAGGGCCCGCAGCCCTGGCGCGCACGAGTTTCCCTCCCGCCCTGCCCCCACCAACCCCGCCTCCCTGGAAGGAGCAATAAACGATGTGGAGACGCCGGCTGCCTCGGCTCTTTTTGGCTTGCAGAGGAATCGGTGCAGGGCGGGGCCGGTGAAGGTGGAACCGAGGCCGGGACGTGTTATCCCCGGAGTCTGCAGCCTAGCTTTCCACGCCTCAGCCCCCAGTAGAGGGCCCTCACTTGGTTGGCATCCTGCCTGCAcccagacccaggaatccaactcagATCCAGAACCCTccgtcccccctccccaccccgaccTCCCGCAGAGGCCCAGCCACCACGTGGGTCGGGGCTGGCAGGGGAACAGGGGGAGGGGTCAGAATCCCAGTAGAGGcgtggaggggaggagagagaaacctGGGCTCCGTCGGGGTCACTGCCTCAATGGCCGCCGCCCACCTCAGTGTCGCGATTTGGGAAATCCCCCTGTTCTGGAACTTGGGAGCCATTGTCTGGTGTGGTGGCGGGGGAGGTGCCCGGAAGGTGGAGTTCCTGACGATGCCGCCCAGTCCACCCCGGGGCCCCTGGGGCACAACAGTTTCCTTTGAGAACAAACTCGTGGTTTGGATGCCATTCAGATCTCAGGGTACAGCAGCTGTCCGAGCCTCCAGGTGGCTGTTAGCCCCTGTAGGATAGGAAGGTCTCGGCGCCGAGGGGACAGTCAGGAGCACCAGTGCGCCTGGGGTCTCCTGGCCCGGGTGGGGACAGTCAGGAGCTCCAGTGCGCCTGGGGTCTCCTGGCCTGGGTAGGATCCCTGCTCCAAGTGCAGGGGCTTGCTCCCTTGTGGCCAGGCCAGTTGCCTTTGGGCCCTGCCTGGCCGAAGCtccttccaaataagaaaaggtgcCGTCACTCAGCTGTGGGCACAGAGACGGCCTCCCCCTGCCTCATCAGCTCCAGTTCCGGGGCCTCCCCTATGGACTCGTGCTAGCCCTGAACCTCAGCCCCTAAGACAGACAAGAACACCCAGAGAGAGGTGACTTAAAATTCCACGGAATTGAAGTGAGTTTGGTTTTGGAAGCTGAGATACTGGGGGAAGGGTTTTACTGCCTGGGCAGGCCTCTGGTGCTGGGAGTAAGGAGCAGGCCTGACTTTGAGCCAGTGACCACCCCAGGCCCTTCTTGGGCGGCTGCCAATGGCCCAGCCCATGTGGCTCCCCGCAGGCAGGGGCAGAAAGCTCCAGGTGCCTAGTCCAGGCCAGTAGTTGAGGACAGGTCAGAACAACCGGGTTCACTGGCACTTTCCACTGGGGCAGCCTGCCAGGGCCAGCTTGCTCCCCTGGACACACCTGAGGGCTGCTCTCCTTAAGTCCAGGCCGTAGCTGGGGAGGGGGGAAGCACTCCATCCCCCAGCCCCAAGTCTGCTTCCTGGCCATGGAGGGTTTAACTTCCAGGACAGCAGAGACAGTCATGACCTTAGAAAGGAGGAGTCTAGAGGGTGTGGCCTGTCTGAGGGGGTCATTCTCCCCCCACAGAGGTCTTCAAGCTCCCCTCGGTCTCGTTCTATCCCCAGTAGAGGCAACGGGAGTCTCAGGGTCTCCAGGCTGGGGCAGGCATACTGTGGCTTGGCTCAGCGTCCCCAACTTGGGTATGAACTCCCGCCAGCCTGGCCCAGCGCCCGTGATAGGGAGAGTAGGGGTCTGGGTCTCAGAGCATCTCATCCAGCTTCCTCATCTCACAGCTGAGGGCCTGGTTCTGGGCTCGGGGGCGTCTTGACAGGCTGCCTCCTCCCAGGGTCCTGCCtcacgccccccaccccccactgcccCAGCTAGGACTCACTGGGGCCCCATGGGAGCTATGCAGGGCTCCCCAGCTGCAGGAGTCTGAGGGCCCAGGCTGAGCGCCTGCTGTCTCAGGGAGAGTGGAAGGACTTGGGAGAGCGGAGCGGGGCTTGCCGCCGGAGCCTCTGGTCAGCTGCAGTGTTGCATGGCCAAGGCTGGTCAAGGACCCACATCCGTGGCCACGCCCACTGCACCCTGGGGTTCTCCGGAGGGAACCACTGTTCCTGCTGCACCCCGCTCAGGCCATCCCTGTCTCCCTGACCTCACTCCCTCCCTCACCCTGAAGCACGGGTCCACTGCCCCGGACAGCCCGTCCCTGCCCCCAGAGCCAGCAGCTGCCCTGGCAACGGGGGTGCCAGCAGCCTTGGAACCGGCAGCAGAAACTCATTTCCAAGGAACACATCACATGGAGGCGGGACAGACGGGGGTGGGGGCGCCGGCTGCCGCCTGCTTTCCGCCATCGCTCCAGTGCTGCCAGTCGTCTGCCAGCGAAGACCCCCGGCCTCCAGGGGGACCGGCTGCCCTCAGCCCCCATTTGCAGCCTGGCGCCTCCGTTCCTCGTGCGCTGAATGCCCTCCCCTCCTCAGCCCCGGGAGCCCCGCACAGCACCTTCTAGGATGCACTTCCCGGAGGCCTTGACGCCAAGGAAGGCCCCTCTGCGTCAGCCTAGGCCCTGAATGCCACTCCTCCCggtcctgtgtccccagcaccttCTGAGCAGCTGCACCAAGCTCCGTGATCTTTGGGGCCAGCAGCCCGGAGGCCACTCAGGGCTTGTCCACTCTGGACAGCCTAGCAGCCTAGGTCCCCCCACACCTCCCTTGTTCCCTCCTGGCTCATCCCACTGCCTTCTCTCCAGCCTGAGACCCCTGCCTGAGGCCTGCTTCCCCTGGGAGCCTGACCCAAGGGGCTCTGGAGTCAAGTGCTTGCGGCTccccttctgggcctcagttttccccatcGATGAAATGAAGGAATTCCCCAAACATCTTTCCTCCCTATTCCCCAAACCGCGGAGCCGTCCCCGTCAGCCTCAGCAGCGCGGGCACTGTGATTGCCAGGGACACTGAAGGTGCCAGCAGGGTCTGCGCCTGCACTCAGGTCTCAATATTTTCTGGGGGGCTCTGCGGATCCCAGAGCTCAGGACGACACCAACGTTTCTGGGCCAGTGAGCTCCTCCTTGACACTTTGCCCCACTCCACACCAGGTGCTGGCCCCCAAGACGGGGTTTGGTGAAGCTCTCTCCTGCCACTCAGCCCTTCTTTCCAGTTGAGCAAAGCCAGCTTCCGGCCCTGCAGGCCTCACAGCAAGGATTACAGAAAGAGCTGGAGAGGTGGGGTGGCGGAGTGGGGGTGCACAGGAGGGCTCCACCAGCCGCTTCCCCCAGGTTCACCCTCCTGGCTGACTGAGTGCGTCTCCCTTTCTGTGTTTGAAGCCCATGTAAGAGGGGAAAATAAGAGACCACTTTCCATAAGCGGGCGGTGTCCCCTCGCTCCTGGAGCCTTGGCTGCCAGCCGGGGACAGCAGGGTACTCTCGTGGGTCCACCCCCAGACCGGGCTCCGAATCCCAAAGCTACAAATGGGAAGTCTCGTGGGCGCAACCCCATGACAGGATTTCTTGCCTAATTCTGCTCTTGTTTTAATAGGGGACATGTGTCTGGGGCTCAGAGTATTCCAAAGATCCCCCAAGAGAAAGCTCCCTGCGGCCACCCCCTCCACAAAGGCCTCCAGAGGCATCTTTACACACACATAACACCCCTCCCCCAACTTTTGTCCCCCACAAATGGTAGCCTATTCTAACGCTAGtttgactttgctttttttttttttttttaagtctagctCAGCTACTTAAGCAGCCCTGGTCAGGACTGTTCGGCCTCAGTCCATCCCTCCGCCCTCAGCTCCGTGCTGTTGGCGGCCACCCTTGCGGAGGTGTATCTGGAGGATAGGTTCCTAGCAGGGTGAGTAGGTCAAAATCGACGTTGTGACCAGATGTCCCTCCTAGAGGGGGCGTCTGGAGCCCGGGGCCTTCCCACCTGTGGGGAAAGGTTTTCTCTCCTTATGAGGCAGACATGAACGGCCATTCCTGGTACCTTTTCAGGAAAGCGAGTCCAGTCCTCCAGCCCGTTTTCCCATTGAGTGGTTTGTTGTGTTCAAGCTCTTCGTGTATCAGAGTAGCTAACTCTGCTGGGAGCTGCAAATGTTTTCCCCGGCTCGGGCCCGGAACTCGGCGGGCCCGGAACTCGGCCGGCCCGAGCGCCATGGGGATGAAGCCCTCTCGGGCCACAGTGACGCTGCCAGCAGTGGGGAGGTGTCTCCCCAAAGTCCACAGCTACCAACTTGGCTTGTAAGTTAGGGCGTCTGGTGGCAgccagccccctcctcctccccaaagGCCTTCTCCCTGCCACTGCTAGCTCAGCGGGGGATGGCAGGGCGATGCCCGCCTGAACTGTTACTCTAACTCACGACCCTCAGCGGCGGCACACATTTCTCTGTGGCTTTGCTGAAAAGAAGACCTGGCCGGTCAAACAAGCACTGTGAcgggggcgtccctggtggtccagcggccaagactctgcccttccagcaCGGGGGCGGGGGTGCGAGGGCTCGATCCCTAGCAGGCAGTCTGGCAACAGGACTGCGGCCCACTAGAAAATGGCGTGGACTCTGTCAGGGTCTGCCAGTGTTTCCCCAGGAGAAGCCCAGCTTCAGGGAGCGAGTCTCTCCTCTTTTGCTCTCTGATAATTTGGAGGATACTTCTCTTGATTCTAAAATAAGCCCGTATTGTCCTTGTTCAGGGAGAAGTGAAAAGACCCTTTGGGTTTCAAGCCTATAAAGTTCTAGTGAGCCCCCAGTATTCCGCCCCAGAAGTGGGTCTGAGGGGAAGGGGCAGGTACCAGACCCCCTCCAGGGAGGCGCATGGCTTCAGAGAAGAACACGAGtgaccctgcctgccagtgccagcGTTTGGGGTGGGGCTGCCCAGGCGGCCCTGCCCCCCAGGAAGCAGCGGGGTCCAGGCGGTGCGTCAGACAGCAGCAAAGAGCCCAGGCCTCTCCCCCACCAACAGCAAAGCACCACGAGAGCTGAGCGCTCACGAGGGTTCTGGAAGGGAGTTTGCAAAAGCAAAACCTTCCATGAAGGGCTGATTCCTTGCTGAGTGGCTGGCTGCCAGTCGGAACAAAACACGGCGACGAACCCGACAGGCAAGTCCAGGTTCCACCGCCATCCCACGTGTAGATAAGGGTAAGGGGCCTGAAGATCGTGGTGGGGGAAAGAGGACAGGAAGGGCAGTCACAGCCCTTGTCCTGTTAGGTCAACAACCCATGTTTCCCAGACAAGCAAAATAAAGAACGCTGAGGTATAGTGAATGTTGGTGCAAAAACACTTTCCAGAACAGGCTGTGACTTCACAGATACCACACCGAACGTGACTTCAAACACGCAGAGAAGGCAAGatgagaggtggggaggagggagacaagCAACAGTTGCTGAGCTCATCGTTCGCATCAGGGAAGGAAGCCGAGATGCGCTGAACTCCACAGGGAAAACGAGCACCCAGGGGGGCCACTGAAGGGCCCCATAGTCTCTTCACTTCCCCCCAGTCTGCCCCACGATTCCACACAG
Coding sequences within it:
- the MIF gene encoding macrophage migration inhibitory factor, whose translation is MPMFVVNTNVPRASVPDGLLSELTQQLAQATGKPAQYIAVHVVPDQLMTFGGSSEPCALCSLHSIGKIGGAQNRSYSKLLCGLLTERLRISPDRIYINFCDMNAANVGWNGSTFA